A portion of the Deinococcus peraridilitoris DSM 19664 genome contains these proteins:
- a CDS encoding VRR-NUC domain-containing protein: MNEDQLARYKRKHPHLFAPEESVATPVPTGPSATERELQADIVAEFGNLGWICWELFKGSTRGGAIWCTTGIPDLYVFRPGRAFWLELKQPGNGPTPEQLARHAELRRAGLPIFVAWTVEEALLIAQEMETR; the protein is encoded by the coding sequence ATGAACGAAGACCAGCTCGCCCGGTACAAGCGCAAACACCCACATCTCTTCGCTCCCGAAGAGAGCGTTGCCACGCCGGTCCCAACAGGCCCGAGCGCCACCGAGCGCGAGCTGCAGGCGGACATCGTTGCCGAGTTCGGAAACCTCGGCTGGATCTGCTGGGAGTTGTTCAAGGGCAGCACGCGCGGCGGCGCCATCTGGTGCACCACAGGAATCCCCGACCTGTACGTCTTCCGGCCCGGCCGGGCCTTCTGGCTGGAACTCAAGCAGCCCGGCAACGGGCCCACCCCGGAGCAGCTGGCGCGGCACGCTGAACTGCGCCGCGCCGGTCTGCCAATCTTCGTCGCCTGGACCGTCGAAGAAGCCCTCTTGATCGCCCAGGAAATGGAGACCCGATGA
- a CDS encoding helix-turn-helix domain-containing protein, with protein MRTIEQELLEQIKQVMRQSGKTQADFAAHQETSRQAVNPYFSGKKSLLTETGKDLLDFLGVSIQLIPKGDKQ; from the coding sequence GTGAGGACTATCGAACAGGAATTGCTCGAGCAAATCAAACAGGTCATGCGCCAAAGTGGGAAGACGCAAGCTGACTTCGCCGCTCATCAAGAGACAAGTAGGCAAGCGGTAAACCCGTACTTCAGTGGCAAAAAATCCTTGCTCACCGAAACCGGCAAAGACCTTTTGGACTTTCTGGGTGTCAGCATTCAACTCATTCCGAAGGGAGACAAGCAGTGA
- a CDS encoding helix-turn-helix transcriptional regulator encodes MPQLIENNVVGQNIRRYRQAANLNQEELAERVWGDPRRKGEVSVLENGKQVPTLAQLDKIAAALNIAAADLLTSVTNNDELARVPA; translated from the coding sequence ATGCCTCAGCTGATCGAAAATAACGTCGTTGGACAGAATATTCGGCGCTATCGTCAGGCAGCGAATCTCAACCAGGAGGAGCTTGCTGAGCGTGTCTGGGGCGATCCGCGCCGAAAAGGTGAGGTCAGTGTTCTAGAGAACGGCAAGCAAGTTCCTACACTTGCTCAATTGGACAAGATCGCTGCTGCCTTAAATATTGCTGCAGCTGACTTATTGACCTCCGTAACCAACAATGACGAATTGGCACGGGTGCCTGCGTGA
- a CDS encoding DUF4393 domain-containing protein has protein sequence MPEETNSENPIQSTATAIATLAREVPIYDDAIQPSARSLGRGLGGILTWIMQPFIMLGIKAQHNIDRFEEEYAERIRDTPPEKLEAPDPTISGPALQALSYTIHQDELRRMFVNLLASASNVDTRNDTHPAFVEIIRQLTQDEAKLLRHLASSSKTVMPAVSISRSAEGGGQVNIKEVWSPLALDASCEFPDKVETYLNNIARLGLIAIDMTRHLTAPGVYEKLMERIRVEGETIELVALGETRPPGTLVAARGLFFVTEFGREFMRACVI, from the coding sequence ATGCCCGAAGAGACAAACAGCGAAAACCCCATACAGTCGACTGCCACAGCAATTGCAACGCTCGCTAGAGAAGTCCCCATTTACGACGATGCGATACAACCAAGCGCCAGATCGCTGGGCCGTGGGTTGGGAGGCATCCTAACGTGGATCATGCAGCCTTTTATCATGCTGGGTATCAAGGCACAGCACAACATCGATCGATTTGAAGAGGAATACGCAGAGCGGATTCGCGACACCCCCCCCGAGAAACTTGAAGCGCCAGACCCAACCATCAGTGGTCCTGCACTACAGGCTCTCAGTTACACCATTCACCAAGATGAGCTTCGCCGGATGTTTGTCAATCTCCTCGCGAGCGCCAGCAATGTTGACACTCGAAACGACACTCATCCTGCTTTCGTCGAAATTATCAGACAGCTCACCCAGGACGAAGCCAAATTGCTTCGACATCTAGCTTCGAGTTCGAAGACCGTCATGCCCGCCGTTTCAATCAGCCGTTCGGCTGAAGGTGGGGGTCAAGTCAACATCAAGGAGGTGTGGTCGCCCCTTGCACTGGATGCCAGCTGCGAGTTCCCCGACAAGGTCGAAACCTACCTCAACAACATCGCACGATTGGGGCTTATAGCAATCGATATGACTCGCCACCTGACGGCCCCTGGCGTGTACGAGAAGCTCATGGAGAGGATACGAGTCGAGGGAGAAACCATCGAATTGGTAGCTCTTGGAGAAACAAGACCTCCTGGGACGCTGGTCGCTGCCCGTGGACTCTTTTTCGTCACCGAGTTCGGCAGAGAATTCATGCGCGCATGCGTCATCTGA
- a CDS encoding response regulator: MMVLGELPYQLPEVRPAWTPRNASFPTPPSPQERGASILELLVIDDNEYDLLLTELAFQDIAQPCTLHIVHDGHAGLTFLRDASQPRPAAVLLDLHMPRMDGFTFLQHLREDPHLKSLPVFVMTASTADQDMPRVRQLDADAFLVKPVEPQLVFDLLRTPAER; this comes from the coding sequence ATGATGGTCCTCGGAGAGCTTCCGTACCAGCTCCCCGAGGTTCGTCCAGCATGGACACCCCGGAACGCCAGCTTTCCCACACCACCATCACCCCAGGAAAGAGGCGCCTCTATTCTCGAACTGCTGGTCATTGACGACAACGAATACGATCTCCTCCTCACCGAGCTCGCTTTCCAGGACATAGCCCAACCCTGCACGTTGCATATCGTGCACGATGGCCACGCCGGACTGACCTTCCTGCGGGATGCCAGCCAGCCACGACCAGCGGCGGTGCTCCTCGATCTGCATATGCCGCGCATGGACGGCTTCACCTTCCTGCAGCACCTCCGCGAGGATCCGCACCTCAAGAGCCTGCCGGTCTTCGTGATGACGGCCAGCACTGCTGACCAGGACATGCCGCGAGTCAGGCAACTCGACGCGGACGCGTTCCTGGTGAAACCCGTCGAACCTCAGCTGGTCTTTGACCTGCTTCGCACACCAGCTGAACGATGA
- a CDS encoding helix-turn-helix domain-containing protein, translated as MSLDELIAEQVQTAVARVVERHLERLALPATQSDLQNDTVFTVPELAAYLRVGKNAAYALCNQTPPPFPVRRIAGRVVISKRAVDRWLEAGDEPLSGDAPRVVFTPAQSAPRGVKAAAPLGRR; from the coding sequence GTGAGCCTGGACGAACTGATCGCTGAACAGGTGCAGACCGCAGTCGCTCGCGTCGTCGAGCGGCACCTTGAACGTCTCGCCCTGCCCGCCACACAAAGCGATCTGCAGAACGACACCGTCTTTACGGTGCCCGAACTCGCTGCCTACCTGCGCGTCGGGAAGAACGCTGCCTACGCGCTGTGCAACCAGACGCCCCCTCCATTCCCGGTTCGGCGTATTGCGGGCCGGGTCGTGATTTCCAAACGTGCCGTGGACCGATGGCTCGAAGCGGGCGATGAGCCGCTGAGCGGTGACGCTCCACGCGTCGTTTTTACCCCTGCCCAAAGCGCCCCGCGAGGCGTGAAGGCAGCGGCGCCACTGGGGCGTCGCTGA
- a CDS encoding site-specific integrase produces MRGKGEGNIEELPSGRYRARFVVGYHANGTPRRISKSFETKKQAQAWLRDQATAHESGLLVEPTKITVDEWLDQYLASLSIRANTDHDYTKALKPVRERFGHVRLRELTPVSIQAALNKWSKERTPYQNRKTMSRLKAALGEATRLELLARNPAAPVRAPKLERGLILVWTSKEAAQLLRYARDTDHRLYAYVHVNLTTGLRREEMLGLRWSDVELRKVQERELGVIHVRQTCTYITGKAHFGPPKTRAGWRDVALDEGTVQVLQAWRERQALERQLADKSESRKWQDHDLVFPSSIGTAAAESRLAKAFRDLMEAAQVPRVRLYDLRHTYASIAYEKGVPVKLIGERMGHTNIAFTLQTYVHTNDEQRRAAAIGADHLYGLDLLEETTREANSASSTHDLPTPEKKEKDAS; encoded by the coding sequence GTGCGCGGCAAGGGTGAAGGCAACATCGAGGAGCTGCCAAGCGGCCGGTACCGCGCGCGCTTCGTCGTGGGTTATCACGCCAACGGTACGCCGCGGCGGATCTCCAAGTCCTTTGAAACGAAGAAGCAGGCGCAGGCCTGGCTGCGAGATCAGGCCACGGCGCACGAATCCGGGCTGCTGGTCGAACCCACCAAGATCACGGTCGATGAGTGGCTCGACCAGTATCTCGCCTCGCTCTCGATTCGCGCCAACACGGACCACGATTACACCAAGGCCCTCAAGCCGGTGCGCGAGCGGTTCGGCCACGTGCGCCTGCGTGAACTGACGCCTGTGTCGATCCAGGCGGCACTGAACAAATGGAGCAAGGAACGGACGCCGTACCAGAACCGCAAGACCATGAGCCGGCTGAAGGCCGCCCTGGGCGAAGCCACCCGGCTCGAGTTGCTCGCCCGCAATCCGGCCGCACCCGTCCGGGCACCCAAGCTGGAGCGTGGCCTGATCCTGGTGTGGACCAGCAAAGAAGCCGCGCAGCTGCTGCGCTATGCGCGTGACACCGACCACCGGCTGTACGCGTACGTGCACGTCAACCTCACGACCGGCCTGCGGCGCGAGGAAATGCTCGGCCTGCGCTGGAGCGACGTCGAACTGCGCAAAGTGCAGGAGCGCGAACTCGGCGTGATTCACGTGCGGCAGACCTGCACGTACATCACCGGCAAAGCGCACTTCGGACCACCCAAGACGCGCGCCGGCTGGCGCGACGTGGCGCTTGACGAAGGCACCGTTCAGGTCCTGCAGGCGTGGCGTGAACGCCAGGCGCTCGAGCGGCAACTGGCGGACAAGAGCGAGAGCCGCAAGTGGCAGGACCACGACCTGGTGTTCCCCTCGTCGATCGGCACGGCCGCCGCAGAGTCCCGCCTCGCTAAGGCCTTCCGGGACCTGATGGAAGCCGCGCAGGTTCCCCGGGTGCGTCTCTACGACCTGCGGCACACCTACGCCTCGATCGCCTATGAGAAGGGCGTGCCGGTGAAGCTGATCGGTGAGCGCATGGGACACACGAACATCGCCTTTACGCTGCAGACGTACGTGCACACCAATGACGAACAGCGTCGCGCGGCCGCCATAGGGGCCGACCATCTGTATGGCCTCGACCTCCTGGAGGAGACCACTCGGGAAGCGAATTCTGCTTCGTCTACCCACGATCTCCCCACGCCGGAGAAAAAAGAAAAGGACGCGTCGTAA
- a CDS encoding sensor histidine kinase has translation MTDDTLPSSLSHNDSANFDREGASEARRHIGAAGAEQSSALERIITIGRGQADITVALRQVAESLRRQDPTRSTAEVQTLMDTARRQLAAVAHLEGVVGAALRKVTTTPVEHISAQVLQGISDTAHEQLANLEQLIAEAQDNTSSAQQVAELERIGDKVHTALQDNEMEQVAEPVASLSLAVQHTVEEIARLDLESMFSDLTDAAARLALGHLGETVPEPRMVEGVALARSLNHIAASLARSREERLSNNRDLEGFARAAAHDLQEPLRTIGMYASLFHHRYAEALDDQGRQYLEVIQDALKRERELVHDLLEFARLGAAEPHRGDADANLIVTQVIGEYAPLIAATNATVTIAPLPMVHADSVEFLQLWRHLIGNALKFRRHDVAPVIEVRVTHDTEAWQFVVEDNGIGFDQQYAERVFGMMERLHTTLRFEGSGLGLAICKKIVERAGGRLWVESTLGSGSTFHFTWPK, from the coding sequence ATGACCGACGACACTCTACCCTCTTCGCTCTCGCACAATGACAGCGCGAACTTCGATCGGGAAGGGGCAAGTGAGGCGCGGCGTCACATCGGCGCCGCCGGAGCGGAACAGAGTTCGGCACTGGAGCGCATCATCACCATCGGACGAGGTCAGGCGGACATCACCGTCGCCCTGCGGCAGGTGGCCGAGTCATTACGGCGGCAGGATCCCACGAGATCAACGGCAGAAGTGCAGACTTTGATGGACACCGCGCGCAGACAACTGGCCGCTGTGGCGCACCTGGAGGGCGTAGTGGGGGCAGCGCTGCGCAAAGTGACCACCACGCCCGTTGAGCACATCAGCGCGCAAGTCCTGCAAGGCATCAGCGATACCGCCCACGAACAGCTCGCCAACCTCGAACAATTGATCGCCGAGGCACAGGACAACACCAGCTCAGCCCAGCAGGTCGCGGAGCTCGAGCGCATTGGGGATAAGGTTCACACGGCCCTCCAGGACAACGAGATGGAGCAGGTGGCCGAACCCGTGGCGTCCCTCAGCCTGGCCGTGCAGCATACCGTGGAAGAGATCGCCAGGCTGGACCTCGAAAGCATGTTCAGTGACCTGACCGACGCGGCCGCTCGCCTGGCCTTGGGTCACCTGGGGGAGACCGTGCCTGAACCGCGGATGGTCGAAGGTGTCGCCCTGGCCCGCAGCTTGAACCACATCGCGGCGTCCCTGGCGAGGTCACGCGAGGAACGTCTCAGCAACAACCGCGACCTCGAAGGCTTCGCGCGGGCAGCCGCGCATGACCTGCAGGAACCGCTCAGGACCATCGGGATGTATGCTTCGCTGTTCCACCACCGTTACGCCGAAGCGCTCGATGATCAGGGACGGCAGTACCTCGAGGTGATTCAGGACGCCCTGAAACGTGAACGCGAGCTGGTCCATGACCTGCTGGAGTTCGCGCGCCTCGGGGCGGCCGAACCGCATCGGGGGGATGCGGACGCCAACTTGATCGTGACGCAGGTCATCGGTGAGTATGCCCCGTTGATCGCGGCCACCAACGCCACGGTGACCATCGCGCCGTTACCCATGGTGCATGCGGACAGTGTTGAATTTTTGCAGTTGTGGCGGCATCTGATCGGGAACGCGCTGAAGTTCCGGCGTCACGACGTCGCGCCGGTGATCGAGGTGCGGGTCACCCATGACACTGAGGCCTGGCAGTTCGTGGTCGAGGATAACGGCATTGGCTTTGATCAGCAGTACGCCGAGCGGGTCTTTGGGATGATGGAGCGGTTGCACACCACCCTGCGCTTCGAGGGCAGTGGTCTGGGACTGGCCATCTGCAAGAAAATCGTGGAGCGGGCAGGCGGTCGCTTGTGGGTGGAATCGACGTTGGGGAGCGGCAGCACGTTTCACTTCACCTGGCCCAAGTGA
- a CDS encoding single-stranded DNA-binding protein: MSGQLHLTGPLGEQITVAFEEGGQFRALAQWGAQGYHSGEIPAGGFQLPLENESDFHWALLGGRKFTSDDGDACVWCRGHVWKRRELAAVDTRKMRLPAAVKYSRGAKPTDPPHLVETGEGDIGYVALAVFRGGRRDERFALPGRASQKAPPVEPPSIPSARPVPHLNHVEEGAQWQDLQGTADVEGNRDELTEQLLDALGKKGLARDAYRRDVLGKLDISELQKRHAQALVAGNGGRS; the protein is encoded by the coding sequence GTGAGTGGCCAACTGCACCTCACCGGCCCGCTCGGTGAGCAGATCACCGTGGCGTTCGAAGAGGGCGGTCAGTTCCGCGCGCTCGCCCAGTGGGGCGCGCAGGGCTATCACTCCGGAGAGATCCCTGCCGGTGGCTTCCAGCTGCCACTGGAGAACGAAAGCGACTTCCACTGGGCGCTGCTGGGCGGGCGTAAGTTCACGAGCGATGACGGCGACGCCTGCGTGTGGTGCCGTGGGCACGTCTGGAAGCGCCGGGAACTTGCTGCGGTCGATACCCGGAAGATGCGCCTGCCCGCGGCGGTGAAGTACTCGCGTGGGGCCAAGCCCACTGACCCGCCGCACCTGGTCGAGACCGGTGAAGGGGACATCGGCTATGTGGCCCTCGCAGTGTTCCGAGGTGGCCGCCGTGACGAGCGCTTCGCCCTGCCCGGCAGGGCCTCCCAGAAAGCCCCACCGGTTGAGCCGCCGTCGATCCCATCGGCCCGGCCTGTGCCCCACCTGAACCACGTCGAGGAAGGCGCCCAGTGGCAGGACCTGCAGGGCACGGCCGACGTCGAGGGAAACCGAGACGAACTCACCGAGCAGCTCCTCGACGCGCTCGGCAAGAAAGGCCTGGCGCGCGACGCGTACCGGCGCGACGTGCTGGGCAAGCTCGACATCAGCGAGCTGCAGAAACGCCACGCGCAGGCCTTGGTGGCCGGGAATGGGGGCCGCTCGTGA
- a CDS encoding helix-turn-helix domain-containing protein has translation MSPKTTPPPVAGGGVVLLVSGCWRSGRGRFRQLGLSRTYLNHVLTGRSPLPLDLLDRLAEALDLELELREKQSTP, from the coding sequence GTGTCACCCAAAACAACGCCCCCACCAGTCGCGGGTGGGGGCGTTGTTTTGTTGGTCAGCGGCTGCTGGCGATCTGGTAGAGGGCGTTTCCGGCAGCTCGGCCTCAGCCGCACCTATCTCAACCACGTGCTCACCGGCCGCAGTCCCCTGCCGCTCGACCTGCTCGACCGCCTGGCCGAAGCGCTCGACTTGGAGCTCGAACTGCGCGAAAAACAATCCACTCCATGA
- a CDS encoding response regulator, with the protein MKRAPMMLLIEDDPNDVFMATLAFEATGLDQEVAITNDGRDALDFLYRAGRHAERPVGFPQLILTDLNMPRMNGLELLKAIKHDETLAHIPVVIFTTSDAERDREACAALGAEDYLVKPGDFQDFVSLVGNLTSRWLQSDSLAM; encoded by the coding sequence ATGAAGCGCGCACCCATGATGCTGCTCATCGAGGACGATCCAAATGATGTCTTCATGGCTACGCTCGCCTTCGAAGCCACCGGCCTCGATCAGGAAGTGGCCATCACCAATGACGGAAGAGACGCGCTCGATTTCCTTTACCGCGCTGGCCGTCACGCCGAGCGACCTGTGGGCTTCCCCCAGCTGATCCTGACGGACCTGAACATGCCTCGAATGAATGGCCTGGAGCTGTTGAAAGCCATCAAGCACGACGAAACCCTGGCCCACATCCCTGTCGTGATTTTCACCACCTCAGATGCAGAGCGGGACCGTGAAGCTTGTGCCGCGCTCGGCGCCGAAGATTACCTGGTCAAGCCGGGGGACTTTCAGGATTTCGTCAGCCTGGTCGGGAACCTGACCAGCCGCTGGCTTCAGTCAGACAGCCTGGCCATGTAA
- a CDS encoding ImmA/IrrE family metallo-endopeptidase: MDDLPASYVAYVEKLHALHDYELNFRLLSESLGVRIKPGLENSFVPGPTPTIVLEPHLYGWSHSRVGLHELGHLFIRWSGIEAQLLSECSDKNYALQAMENLAHLTVAVLQIPTPLLEEALQRHGDSPAAILYMAKRSGASLGSALRRWVFQDAREPRFAFSTAGSYILDTAAFGTLIPIYRGARIPEPAIEFPEISLRTFKPGRSVGVFVGR, from the coding sequence GTGGACGACCTGCCAGCTTCCTACGTCGCGTATGTCGAGAAACTTCACGCCCTCCACGACTACGAACTGAACTTCCGGCTGCTCAGCGAATCCCTTGGTGTCCGGATCAAACCCGGACTGGAAAACAGCTTTGTCCCTGGTCCCACGCCCACCATCGTGCTCGAGCCTCACCTCTACGGCTGGTCCCACTCGCGCGTCGGACTGCACGAACTCGGTCACCTGTTCATCCGCTGGAGTGGCATCGAAGCGCAGCTCCTGAGCGAATGCAGCGACAAAAACTACGCCCTGCAAGCCATGGAGAATCTCGCGCACCTCACCGTGGCCGTCCTTCAGATTCCAACACCGCTCCTCGAGGAGGCCCTGCAACGTCACGGCGACTCGCCGGCCGCCATTCTCTACATGGCCAAGCGTAGTGGCGCATCCCTTGGCTCGGCCCTCCGGCGCTGGGTGTTCCAGGATGCCCGTGAGCCCCGCTTCGCTTTCTCAACCGCCGGCAGCTACATCCTCGACACAGCCGCGTTCGGCACATTGATACCGATCTACCGGGGCGCCAGGATTCCCGAGCCTGCGATCGAGTTTCCCGAAATCAGCCTGCGCACCTTCAAGCCTGGGCGCAGTGTCGGTGTTTTCGTTGGCAGGTAA
- a CDS encoding helix-turn-helix domain-containing protein: MLTAKKISELREKPAREGKGGERGDEVLGSKLRALRQQHDLSQEEVVEASGGLFVRSGLSHIESGRQNVMARQLVWFARFYEISVDSLCDHLYPVESD, translated from the coding sequence ATGCTGACCGCAAAGAAGATTTCGGAACTCCGAGAGAAGCCCGCACGCGAAGGCAAAGGCGGCGAGCGAGGCGACGAGGTGCTGGGCTCGAAACTGCGTGCCCTCCGTCAGCAGCACGACCTGTCACAAGAGGAAGTCGTGGAAGCCAGCGGTGGGCTCTTCGTCCGCTCGGGACTATCGCACATCGAGAGTGGGCGTCAGAACGTCATGGCACGCCAGCTCGTGTGGTTCGCCCGGTTCTACGAGATCAGCGTAGACAGCCTGTGCGACCACCTGTACCCGGTCGAAAGCGACTGA
- a CDS encoding helix-turn-helix domain-containing protein: protein MAIKEKPQWLSSTEAGAFIQRRREEIGLTQEQMVERTGIKNVTYLSSLENGRHHIGRSEYFGIVAEVLRLTEDEMLMLKPNLIRAPGGVNALKGYKHQGELADQLLLDDLPPGLEEAIRKYGEDYPPLRDPKIQQQLALARFYTGRGPQSASQWLAYYLSIASWIGT from the coding sequence ATGGCAATTAAAGAGAAACCACAGTGGCTGTCCTCTACTGAAGCAGGAGCATTTATCCAGCGCCGCCGCGAGGAGATAGGGCTAACGCAGGAGCAGATGGTCGAGCGGACCGGTATCAAGAATGTCACTTACCTCAGCAGTCTTGAGAATGGTCGCCACCATATCGGTCGCAGTGAGTACTTCGGGATCGTTGCCGAAGTACTGCGTCTGACTGAGGACGAAATGCTGATGCTCAAGCCGAATTTGATTCGTGCGCCGGGCGGCGTCAATGCTTTGAAGGGCTACAAACATCAAGGAGAGCTTGCAGATCAGCTTCTCCTCGACGACTTGCCACCCGGTCTCGAAGAAGCAATTCGGAAGTACGGCGAGGACTACCCACCGCTGCGTGACCCCAAGATCCAGCAGCAGCTCGCACTTGCCCGTTTCTACACCGGTCGTGGTCCCCAGAGTGCCAGCCAATGGCTCGCCTACTACCTCTCCATTGCCAGTTGGATCGGCACCTAA